The Streptomyces sp. NBC_01591 genome window below encodes:
- a CDS encoding IPT/TIG domain-containing protein — translation MVTLNPHQGPTSGGNQVVITGTNFTGATSVKFGTKSASFAVDSATQITAVAPSNNAAVQVIVTTPAGTSAPAWYYYISFPSKSSLSETMGPLDGIPITLTGSSLTTATSMSFGSNSVVPTVVNDTTLNVTVPPVTTPQTVGVSVTTIGGTTNGLTFTYVGAPTVTSMTPTTGPDYGGTASTIIGTNLSDVVDVSYGPDSTSYNVIDDTTIVAYSPGGTGTVPVTVTSTGGSDSSQTFTYTVSPG, via the coding sequence ATGGTCACTTTGAACCCGCACCAGGGACCCACCTCAGGTGGTAACCAGGTCGTCATCACCGGAACGAACTTCACGGGCGCCACCAGCGTGAAGTTCGGAACCAAGTCGGCCAGTTTCGCGGTCGACAGCGCCACCCAGATCACCGCTGTCGCACCATCGAACAACGCCGCGGTCCAGGTCATCGTCACCACGCCGGCCGGAACGTCAGCCCCGGCCTGGTACTACTACATCTCGTTCCCGTCCAAATCGAGCCTCAGTGAGACCATGGGACCGCTCGACGGCATCCCGATCACCCTCACCGGTTCGAGTCTGACGACCGCCACGTCGATGTCCTTCGGCTCCAACTCCGTCGTTCCCACGGTCGTGAACGACACCACACTGAACGTCACGGTGCCGCCCGTGACCACTCCGCAGACCGTCGGAGTCAGCGTCACGACGATTGGCGGTACCACCAACGGGCTCACCTTCACCTATGTAGGCGCTCCGACGGTGACCAGCATGACCCCCACCACCGGACCCGACTACGGCGGCACGGCCTCCACCATCATCGGCACCAACCTGAGCGATGTCGTGGACGTGTCGTACGGCCCCGACTCGACCTCCTACAACGTCATCGACGACACCACCATCGTCGCCTACTCCCCGGGCGGCACGGGCACGGTCCCCGTCACCGTCACCAGCACGGGGGGCAGCGACTCCTCGCAGACGTTCACGTACACCGTCAGCCCCGGCTGA
- a CDS encoding IPT/TIG domain-containing protein, producing the protein MSVSKAPPAVQELGSSSSAALSLVADADTIPVGPAPHSIAMRPDGLRSYVTNSGNDTLSVIDTAAGAVVTTIGVGLGPWAAAVAPDGRYVYVTSPGSGTVGIVSTATDTLVGTVSGLTAPRGLAVTPDGARLYVANSGANTVSVVSTATNTVTGTITVGNSPQAITIRPDGLRAYVSNSADGTVSVINTVSNTVVATVTGLNVPLGVAVTPDGANVYVANSGANTVSVISTATNTVTDTVTVASSPVYLTASPDGTLVYVSMTGADSLTVINPSSNSVTETIPGFVEPHEVATTPDGGYLYVVDHGDNTVGVLRRPASISPSSGPRGGGTTVTIKGRGFLGTTAVRFGIRPARNFTVVSDTTLTVVTPSAIRSAVPVTVTASGGTAIIGHFYYRRLPVVNQISSSSGSANGGNVVTLTGLRFIGVKYVRFGTVQAAATVRSDTELTVTVPPSALARTVPVYTVNAGGVSNSLAFTYVGDPTITSISPASGPRTGSRIVNINGTFLSQVTTITFGGVPVLSFKVMSAIKVQAVTPPTSTPGPVAVAVQTSTGATASSPVPYTYT; encoded by the coding sequence ATGTCCGTCAGCAAAGCCCCGCCGGCAGTCCAGGAGCTCGGGAGTTCCTCGTCCGCCGCCCTGTCCTTGGTGGCCGACGCCGACACTATCCCGGTGGGACCGGCACCCCACTCCATCGCCATGCGGCCCGACGGACTGCGCTCCTATGTGACCAACTCGGGTAACGACACGCTGAGCGTGATCGACACCGCCGCCGGCGCCGTCGTCACCACCATCGGGGTGGGGCTCGGCCCGTGGGCCGCGGCGGTCGCCCCCGACGGCCGGTACGTCTATGTGACCAGCCCCGGCTCGGGGACCGTCGGCATTGTCAGCACGGCCACCGACACCCTCGTCGGTACCGTCAGCGGCCTCACCGCGCCGCGCGGGCTGGCCGTCACCCCCGACGGAGCCCGCCTCTATGTCGCGAACTCCGGTGCCAACACGGTGAGCGTCGTCAGCACGGCCACCAACACTGTCACCGGCACCATCACCGTGGGGAACAGCCCCCAGGCGATCACCATCCGTCCCGACGGTCTGCGCGCCTACGTCAGCAACTCCGCCGACGGCACCGTGAGCGTGATCAACACGGTCAGCAACACCGTCGTGGCCACCGTGACCGGGCTCAACGTGCCCCTAGGCGTGGCCGTCACCCCCGACGGGGCTAACGTGTACGTGGCGAACTCCGGTGCCAACACGGTGAGCGTCATCAGTACGGCCACCAACACCGTCACCGACACGGTCACCGTTGCGAGCAGCCCGGTCTATCTGACCGCCTCCCCTGACGGGACGCTCGTCTACGTGTCGATGACCGGCGCGGACTCGCTGACGGTGATCAACCCGAGTAGCAACAGCGTCACCGAAACGATCCCGGGATTCGTCGAGCCCCACGAGGTGGCGACCACACCGGACGGGGGTTACCTCTATGTCGTCGACCACGGCGACAACACGGTCGGCGTCCTGAGAAGGCCGGCCAGCATCTCCCCGAGCAGCGGCCCCCGTGGCGGCGGAACGACTGTGACCATCAAAGGCAGGGGCTTCCTCGGGACCACCGCCGTGCGCTTCGGTATCCGGCCGGCCAGGAACTTCACCGTGGTGAGTGACACCACGCTGACCGTCGTCACCCCTTCCGCCATCCGATCTGCCGTACCGGTGACCGTGACTGCCAGCGGCGGAACAGCCATCATCGGTCACTTCTACTACCGTCGGCTGCCCGTCGTGAACCAGATCTCGTCCTCTTCCGGATCGGCGAACGGGGGAAACGTCGTCACCCTCACCGGACTCAGGTTCATCGGTGTCAAGTACGTACGGTTCGGCACCGTCCAGGCGGCCGCCACCGTCCGGTCGGACACCGAGCTCACCGTCACCGTCCCACCGTCGGCCCTCGCCCGCACCGTCCCCGTCTACACGGTCAACGCAGGAGGCGTCTCCAACAGCCTCGCCTTCACCTACGTCGGCGACCCCACGATCACCAGCATCAGCCCGGCCTCGGGGCCGCGGACCGGAAGCCGTATCGTGAACATCAACGGCACATTCCTGTCCCAGGTCACCACCATCACCTTCGGCGGCGTCCCGGTCCTCTCGTTCAAGGTCATGTCCGCCATCAAGGTTCAGGCGGTAACACCGCCGACGTCCACCCCCGGGCCCGTGGCCGTGGCCGTTCAAACCTCCACCGGCGCCACGGCCTCCTCCCCCGTCCCGTACACGTACACCTGA
- a CDS encoding IS1634 family transposase produces the protein MVEKRLGALPVVSEFTRRLDLSGIVDEVCPGGASALVTHGQVIEALVANRLTAPAPLVRVGDWARTWAVEEVFGIEAGLLNDDRLARALDAIAPHLEHIAGTVGARAIGEFGIDVSRLHWDMTSMSVHGAYPAEGQDEGFPVIGYGHPKDRRTDLKQVQAGLAVAADGSIPLHARVFDGPAAEVSQIVGAMKDLRTMAGPCDFLMVADSKLVSYANVTALLAAGVQFVAPAPAAQVRGEVYAALDLEQASIVDWVPDRDADKPAEQRESYRVLEDTHTLRGPRKSDPVLTVRRILVHSTANAAGQQAARDKRLAKATEELNKLAGSAGGRHYKSAEKIIARVGVITSKRRVTSCLRYHVTEDDSGVPALEWHFDDGVLQAEAAVDGWYALLTTLPAEQADPGQVLIHYKGQGAVERRYHDFKGPLAVAPVFVQHNRRVAALIQVICLALLVFCLIERQVRRALGPEQTMTGLYPDNRRVRPTGRMIFYHLGELTLRIGHITDPPTVQITRGVQLHLLDLLDTDIGQTRWPPT, from the coding sequence GTGGTGGAGAAACGTCTGGGCGCTCTGCCTGTCGTTTCCGAGTTCACTCGCCGGCTGGATCTGTCCGGGATTGTCGATGAGGTGTGTCCGGGCGGTGCGAGCGCGCTGGTGACGCACGGGCAGGTGATCGAGGCGCTGGTGGCCAATCGGCTGACCGCGCCCGCACCGTTGGTGCGGGTCGGGGACTGGGCCCGCACCTGGGCGGTGGAGGAGGTCTTCGGGATCGAGGCCGGCCTGCTCAACGACGACCGGCTTGCCCGGGCCCTGGACGCGATCGCCCCACATCTGGAGCACATCGCCGGGACCGTCGGGGCGCGGGCGATCGGCGAGTTCGGCATCGATGTGTCCCGCCTGCACTGGGACATGACCAGCATGTCCGTGCACGGCGCCTACCCGGCCGAGGGTCAGGACGAGGGCTTCCCCGTCATCGGCTACGGGCATCCCAAGGACCGGCGCACGGACCTGAAGCAAGTCCAGGCCGGACTCGCGGTGGCGGCCGATGGCAGCATCCCGCTCCATGCCCGGGTCTTCGACGGCCCGGCGGCTGAGGTCTCCCAGATCGTCGGCGCGATGAAGGATCTGCGCACGATGGCCGGGCCCTGCGACTTCCTGATGGTCGCCGACTCCAAGCTGGTGTCCTACGCCAACGTCACCGCTCTGCTGGCCGCCGGAGTGCAGTTCGTCGCTCCGGCACCGGCCGCGCAGGTCAGGGGCGAGGTCTATGCCGCCCTCGACCTCGAGCAGGCGAGCATCGTGGACTGGGTGCCCGACCGGGACGCGGACAAGCCGGCCGAGCAACGGGAGAGCTACCGGGTGCTGGAGGACACCCACACCTTGAGAGGGCCGCGGAAGAGTGATCCCGTGCTCACCGTGCGGCGAATCCTGGTCCACTCCACCGCGAACGCCGCGGGTCAGCAGGCCGCGAGGGACAAGCGCCTGGCCAAGGCCACTGAGGAACTGAACAAGCTCGCCGGATCGGCCGGCGGACGGCACTACAAGAGTGCCGAGAAGATCATCGCCCGCGTCGGTGTGATCACCTCCAAGCGCCGGGTCACCTCCTGCCTGCGCTATCACGTCACCGAGGACGACAGCGGCGTTCCCGCTCTGGAGTGGCACTTCGATGACGGCGTCCTTCAGGCCGAGGCCGCCGTCGACGGCTGGTACGCGCTGCTGACCACCCTGCCCGCCGAGCAGGCCGATCCGGGCCAGGTCCTGATCCACTACAAGGGGCAGGGCGCGGTCGAGCGCCGCTACCACGACTTCAAGGGGCCGCTCGCGGTCGCACCGGTCTTCGTGCAGCACAACCGGCGCGTCGCCGCCCTGATCCAGGTCATCTGCCTGGCCCTGCTGGTGTTCTGCCTGATCGAGCGGCAGGTCAGACGGGCCCTGGGACCGGAACAGACCATGACCGGGCTCTATCCCGACAACCGCCGCGTCCGCCCCACCGGCCGTATGATCTTCTATCACCTCGGCGAACTCACCCTGCGGATCGGCCATATCACCGACCCACCCACCGTCCAGATCACCCGTGGTGTTCAACTCCACCTCCTCGATCTCCTCGACACCGACATCGGACAGACCCGCTGGCCACCGACCTGA
- a CDS encoding DUF4277 domain-containing protein gives MVEKRLGALPVVSEFTRRLDLSGIVDEVCPGGASALVTHGQVIEALVANRLTAPAPLVRVGDWARTWAVEEVFVRGELDSERTPSHWPDYVIVDGELVIGGALGWREGDG, from the coding sequence GTGGTGGAGAAACGTCTGGGCGCTCTGCCTGTCGTTTCCGAGTTCACTCGCCGGCTGGATCTGTCCGGGATTGTCGATGAGGTGTGTCCGGGCGGTGCGAGCGCGCTGGTGACGCACGGGCAGGTGATCGAGGCGCTGGTGGCCAATCGGCTGACCGCGCCCGCACCGTTGGTGCGGGTCGGGGACTGGGCCCGCACCTGGGCGGTGGAGGAGGTCTTCGTCCGGGGCGAGCTGGACTCCGAACGCACACCTTCGCACTGGCCGGATTATGTGATCGTCGACGGGGAGCTCGTCATCGGCGGCGCGCTCGGCTGGCGGGAGGGCGACGGCTGA
- a CDS encoding DUF6193 family natural product biosynthesis protein, giving the protein MNERSTDVSSELYPELALPGGLGEALGLEAARRGGGGEPMDPVEGFDPAVVACCARGEARFTVYATNIDEREFRIEISGPSGWRWGAFGSTDDLAVVAAILHAWRDGASIAQLRREWTLLAATPLDAAPPGRVVSTAWRLTLERSPVIRLGNAELAEALYAQPALRVFFPWPSHGQFSLLSSTADPFHEEVPRVIPTGDGLWSVVVTPSSPQTPSRVLGTRLSARDAAALMAANVPAGSGPAIEGGWPTGGSTV; this is encoded by the coding sequence ATGAACGAACGTTCCACTGATGTGTCGAGCGAGCTCTATCCGGAGTTGGCTCTGCCAGGCGGCCTGGGAGAGGCGTTGGGCCTCGAGGCGGCTCGGCGCGGGGGTGGTGGCGAGCCGATGGATCCCGTTGAGGGGTTCGATCCCGCGGTCGTCGCATGCTGCGCGCGTGGGGAGGCACGGTTCACTGTCTATGCGACCAACATCGACGAACGCGAGTTCCGTATCGAGATCTCCGGGCCCTCCGGCTGGCGGTGGGGTGCTTTCGGCAGCACCGATGACCTCGCGGTGGTTGCCGCGATTCTGCATGCCTGGCGTGATGGCGCGTCCATCGCTCAATTGCGACGCGAGTGGACGTTGCTCGCGGCGACCCCGCTGGACGCGGCACCGCCTGGAAGGGTGGTGTCGACCGCTTGGCGGCTGACTCTGGAACGCTCGCCGGTGATCAGGCTGGGCAACGCCGAACTGGCCGAGGCCCTGTATGCGCAGCCGGCCCTGCGCGTGTTCTTCCCGTGGCCGTCGCACGGCCAGTTCAGCCTGCTCAGCAGTACCGCGGACCCGTTCCACGAGGAGGTTCCACGCGTGATTCCGACTGGAGATGGGTTGTGGAGCGTGGTGGTCACGCCGTCGTCACCGCAGACACCGTCACGGGTCCTCGGTACCCGCCTCAGCGCTCGCGATGCCGCAGCGCTGATGGCCGCGAATGTTCCTGCAGGCAGTGGCCCGGCTATCGAGGGAGGGTGGCCGACCGGCGGAAGTACGGTCTGA
- a CDS encoding MarR family winged helix-turn-helix transcriptional regulator, with product MSDEDANPGAVPTLDQARRQIARYGLDADPQAVLVAVRLMAAGVRLDRASEVHFSRFGLSTGRYRLLVDLEDGDGEKSPSRLAKSLGVSRATVTGLVDGLEREGLVIRRASTEDGRGAVVVLTAHGAQRLRDMAADHFARLQALVGGLTASERGLFLDLLERITQGIGALTAE from the coding sequence ATGAGTGACGAGGATGCGAACCCCGGCGCTGTGCCCACGCTTGATCAGGCGCGGCGCCAGATCGCGCGGTATGGGCTTGATGCCGACCCGCAGGCGGTGCTTGTGGCGGTGCGCCTGATGGCTGCCGGGGTGCGGCTGGATCGTGCGTCCGAAGTGCACTTCTCTCGTTTTGGGCTGTCGACCGGGCGCTACCGCCTCCTGGTGGACCTCGAGGACGGCGACGGAGAGAAGTCGCCGTCGCGGCTCGCGAAGAGCCTTGGTGTCTCGCGCGCCACGGTGACCGGCCTGGTGGATGGGCTTGAGCGCGAGGGCCTCGTGATCCGCCGCGCGTCCACGGAGGATGGGCGGGGCGCAGTGGTCGTGCTTACGGCGCACGGTGCCCAGCGACTGCGTGATATGGCCGCTGACCACTTCGCGCGCCTCCAGGCGCTGGTCGGCGGACTGACCGCCAGTGAACGCGGGCTGTTCCTGGACCTGCTGGAACGCATTACGCAAGGGATCGGTGCGCTGACCGCCGAGTAG
- a CDS encoding NmrA family NAD(P)-binding protein: MITIMGATGATGGALLRRLIELNIPCRAVSRTPDKLCAAIGVETPVEVVGADAADPRALRTAFDGSTQLFLAMANSPRQVALEINAIDAAAACGVRHVVKLSAPAAEPDSPVAVSRGHWRVEAHLAATGMVATLLRPYAFMQKLLLNAPAVSQGVLIGAMRDVPCNYIDVRDIADVAAATLLRPGLDGATYALTGPQAFSHPELAHLLGELTGRPVRCIDLPPDDFHGHLVRTAHMPDWLASHVVEIQQLAIARPESPNDTVETVLGRPARTLDAFVHEHRAMFAPVA, from the coding sequence GTGATCACCATCATGGGCGCGACCGGCGCCACCGGCGGCGCGCTGCTCCGGCGCCTGATCGAACTGAACATCCCCTGCCGTGCCGTCAGCCGTACTCCGGACAAACTGTGCGCCGCGATTGGTGTGGAAACGCCGGTCGAGGTCGTCGGTGCGGACGCCGCGGATCCCCGCGCGCTCCGCACCGCGTTCGACGGCTCCACACAACTGTTCCTCGCCATGGCCAACAGCCCGCGTCAAGTCGCGCTGGAGATCAACGCGATAGACGCCGCAGCCGCGTGCGGGGTACGGCACGTCGTCAAACTCTCTGCCCCAGCAGCCGAGCCCGACTCACCGGTCGCCGTCTCGCGCGGGCACTGGCGGGTTGAGGCACACCTTGCGGCAACCGGCATGGTGGCCACGCTGCTTCGGCCGTATGCGTTCATGCAGAAGCTGCTCCTGAACGCTCCGGCGGTATCCCAGGGCGTGCTCATCGGGGCGATGCGCGACGTGCCCTGCAACTACATCGACGTCCGGGACATTGCCGACGTCGCCGCGGCGACCCTCCTCCGCCCCGGCCTTGACGGGGCCACGTACGCGCTGACCGGCCCGCAGGCCTTCAGCCATCCGGAACTCGCTCATCTTCTCGGTGAGCTGACGGGTCGGCCCGTCCGCTGCATCGACCTGCCACCGGACGATTTCCACGGCCATCTCGTCCGAACCGCGCACATGCCGGACTGGCTCGCAAGCCATGTCGTGGAGATCCAGCAACTGGCCATCGCGCGTCCGGAGTCCCCGAACGACACCGTGGAGACCGTCCTAGGCCGCCCCGCCCGGACACTCGACGCCTTCGTTCACGAGCATCGCGCCATGTTCGCGCCAGTCGCCTGA
- a CDS encoding DUF6247 family protein — protein sequence MSAQPEEASTPPAPAAAAQLRADRRADAWVPALERDWAKALEDSRHTYSLTPLHDVVRTWQLRVAAAPAVDAYMDSGRDESGFVDLDDILGARR from the coding sequence ATGAGCGCGCAGCCCGAGGAAGCCTCCACCCCGCCAGCCCCGGCCGCCGCCGCCCAACTGCGCGCTGACCGCCGCGCCGACGCCTGGGTGCCGGCCCTCGAGCGGGACTGGGCCAAAGCACTGGAAGACTCCCGCCACACCTACAGCCTCACCCCGTTGCACGACGTCGTGCGTACCTGGCAGCTGCGCGTCGCCGCGGCCCCGGCCGTCGATGCCTACATGGACTCCGGCCGTGACGAGTCCGGCTTCGTGGACCTGGACGACATTCTCGGTGCCCGCCGGTGA
- a CDS encoding aminoglycoside phosphotransferase family protein: MTDTEIEITADLVRDLLQEQHPDLAGLAIREVAGGWGNQMWRLGDELAVRMQRMDPTPELQLNERRWLPVLAPRLPLPVPTPVRLGEPSERFPKHWTVMTWVPGEPLDHGSINRGAHAADTLAGFLQALHVEAPAEAPITTDRGAHPRNCTDGFENFFQAVAPEDIAADVRAVWDDAVAAHAWEGPPVWVHGDLHPANVVVSDGTLSGIVDFGCMFAGDPAWDLAAAWVLLPAGTASRFFDMYARADEAAIRRARGLAAMKSLFLMLMGQNGDRGLPGGKPNWGPAGRAALDRVLKGV, translated from the coding sequence ATGACCGACACCGAGATCGAGATCACCGCAGACCTGGTCCGCGACCTGTTGCAGGAGCAACATCCAGACCTTGCAGGGCTGGCCATCCGCGAGGTGGCGGGCGGCTGGGGCAACCAGATGTGGCGCCTCGGGGACGAGTTGGCCGTGCGCATGCAGCGCATGGACCCCACCCCGGAGCTCCAGCTCAACGAGCGGCGGTGGCTACCCGTGCTGGCCCCGCGCCTGCCTCTCCCGGTGCCGACCCCGGTGCGGCTCGGCGAACCGTCCGAGCGCTTCCCCAAGCACTGGACCGTGATGACGTGGGTTCCCGGCGAGCCGCTGGACCACGGCTCGATCAACCGCGGCGCCCACGCGGCCGACACGCTGGCGGGCTTCCTCCAAGCGCTCCATGTGGAGGCGCCCGCCGAGGCGCCGATCACTACGGACCGCGGTGCCCATCCCAGGAACTGCACGGACGGCTTCGAGAACTTCTTCCAGGCCGTTGCCCCCGAGGACATCGCTGCCGACGTCCGGGCCGTCTGGGACGACGCCGTTGCGGCCCACGCGTGGGAGGGCCCGCCGGTGTGGGTACACGGCGACCTCCATCCCGCGAACGTCGTCGTCTCGGACGGAACGCTCTCGGGCATCGTCGACTTCGGTTGCATGTTCGCCGGCGATCCGGCGTGGGACCTCGCCGCCGCATGGGTGCTGCTACCCGCGGGCACGGCCTCACGGTTCTTCGACATGTACGCGCGTGCAGACGAGGCGGCGATCCGGCGCGCCCGCGGGCTGGCCGCTATGAAGAGCCTCTTCCTGATGCTCATGGGGCAGAACGGAGATCGGGGCCTTCCCGGCGGCAAGCCGAACTGGGGACCTGCAGGCCGGGCGGCACTTGATCGTGTTCTGAAGGGTGTTTGA
- a CDS encoding RICIN domain-containing protein gives MELKGNLIRLAGAGAAIAFGSTLLVGAATSAQAAPVNYQVINGNSSNSCLQVNISGGKGNLVLGNCDRSAKQVWQISGGIFRNPASGHCLDGNGADVYTFPCNGGKFQKWTTTSGSPKSIRHTQSGKYLDANGKVGAQVVFQSTIGAASRWVIDPV, from the coding sequence ATGGAGCTCAAGGGAAACCTCATTCGACTCGCCGGTGCGGGCGCGGCGATCGCATTCGGCTCGACGCTGCTGGTCGGCGCCGCGACCTCGGCGCAGGCAGCGCCGGTGAACTACCAGGTGATCAACGGCAACAGCAGCAACTCCTGCCTCCAGGTGAACATCTCGGGAGGCAAGGGAAACCTCGTCCTCGGCAACTGTGACCGCAGCGCGAAGCAGGTGTGGCAGATCAGCGGCGGCATCTTCAGGAACCCGGCATCAGGCCACTGCCTCGACGGAAACGGCGCGGATGTCTACACATTCCCGTGCAACGGTGGCAAGTTTCAGAAGTGGACGACCACGTCCGGCAGTCCGAAGTCCATCAGGCACACCCAGAGCGGCAAGTACTTGGACGCAAACGGAAAGGTCGGGGCCCAGGTCGTCTTCCAGTCCACCATCGGGGCGGCGTCCCGCTGGGTGATCGACCCGGTGTGA
- a CDS encoding histidinol-phosphate transaminase, giving the protein MSRDLHIRAATPEDLVWIHELRHRVYAQELGQHTPQPDRRLYDALDGDNVYLVAARGPVRIGFVSLTPPWLGHYGLDKYLTRDELPLLSEGGLFEVRILTVEPCWRSTAVAPLLMYAALRWISSRGGRTVVAMGRTELLDMYLAVGLRPVGRTVRSGAVTFEVLTGEVAGLTQVATTRYRTVLERFGSVADWQLDMEWAPGPDGCEHGGASFTAIGTDFRTLHRRHEVVAADVLDAWFPPAPGVGAALTEDPAWSARTSPPTGAEGLLSELAKARALPVETLVAGAGSSDLIFRAFDRWLTPESRVLLLDPGYGEYAHVTERVIGCRVDRFRLHRRDGWRIDFARLASVVGAGRYDLVVVVNPNNPTGRHACAAELRTLIAAAPAGTRWWIDEAYLGYVDLAESLAPLAAVDPRVVVCTSLSKMYALSGMRATFLVAEPATAALLRRWTPPWAVSLPAQLAAVAALRDPAHYRSCWLRTHTLRRQLAAALARVADTAVVEEGVANFLNITLPYDGPSAARLVRECRRHDVYLRDLSPLSPQYEGRTVRVKVRDAAESARIVAAYGAALETLRPGSLSPRSRPGGRARPGHRP; this is encoded by the coding sequence ATGAGTCGCGACCTGCACATACGAGCTGCCACTCCCGAGGACCTGGTCTGGATCCACGAGTTGAGGCACCGCGTGTACGCCCAGGAGCTCGGTCAGCACACGCCGCAACCGGACCGACGGTTGTACGACGCACTGGACGGCGACAACGTCTACCTCGTCGCGGCCCGGGGGCCGGTCCGCATCGGCTTCGTCAGCCTGACCCCGCCGTGGCTGGGCCACTACGGCCTGGACAAGTACCTGACCCGCGACGAACTGCCGCTGTTGTCCGAGGGGGGACTCTTCGAGGTACGCATCCTCACCGTGGAGCCGTGCTGGCGCAGCACCGCGGTGGCACCACTTCTGATGTACGCGGCCCTGCGCTGGATCTCCTCCCGGGGAGGCCGCACGGTGGTGGCGATGGGCCGCACCGAACTGCTCGACATGTACCTGGCGGTCGGCCTGCGGCCCGTCGGACGCACCGTCCGCAGCGGTGCGGTGACCTTCGAGGTACTGACGGGCGAGGTGGCCGGGCTGACGCAGGTTGCCACCACCCGGTATCGCACCGTCCTGGAGCGGTTCGGCTCCGTGGCTGACTGGCAGTTGGACATGGAATGGGCGCCCGGGCCGGACGGCTGTGAACACGGCGGCGCCTCCTTCACCGCTATTGGAACGGACTTTCGCACCTTGCACCGGCGCCACGAGGTCGTCGCTGCCGACGTGCTGGACGCCTGGTTCCCGCCCGCTCCCGGGGTAGGTGCGGCGCTCACGGAAGACCCGGCCTGGTCCGCCAGAACCTCGCCTCCCACCGGCGCCGAGGGCCTGCTGTCGGAACTCGCGAAGGCCCGGGCGCTGCCGGTGGAGACGCTCGTGGCCGGGGCCGGCTCGTCGGACCTGATCTTCAGAGCGTTCGACCGGTGGCTGACCCCGGAGAGCAGGGTGCTTCTGCTGGACCCGGGGTACGGCGAATACGCCCATGTCACTGAGCGCGTGATCGGGTGCCGGGTGGACCGCTTCCGGTTGCACCGGAGGGACGGGTGGCGGATCGACTTCGCCCGACTGGCCTCTGTCGTCGGGGCGGGTCGTTACGACCTGGTGGTCGTGGTCAACCCGAACAACCCGACCGGACGCCACGCATGCGCCGCCGAACTGCGCACCCTGATCGCGGCCGCCCCGGCCGGGACCCGCTGGTGGATCGACGAGGCCTACCTCGGCTACGTGGACCTGGCGGAGTCGCTCGCCCCACTGGCCGCGGTGGACCCGCGGGTCGTGGTCTGCACCTCGCTGTCCAAGATGTACGCGCTGTCCGGCATGCGGGCGACCTTCCTGGTGGCCGAACCCGCCACCGCGGCACTGCTGCGCCGGTGGACGCCGCCCTGGGCGGTGAGCCTTCCCGCACAACTCGCCGCCGTGGCCGCCCTGCGGGACCCCGCGCACTACCGCTCCTGCTGGCTCCGCACCCACACCCTGCGCCGTCAACTGGCCGCCGCCCTCGCCCGGGTGGCCGACACCGCCGTGGTCGAGGAGGGCGTTGCGAACTTCCTCAACATCACCCTGCCGTACGACGGACCGAGCGCTGCCCGCCTGGTACGGGAGTGCCGCCGGCACGACGTCTACCTGCGCGACCTGTCGCCCCTCTCGCCGCAGTACGAAGGGCGTACCGTACGCGTCAAGGTCAGGGACGCGGCGGAGAGCGCGCGCATCGTAGCGGCGTACGGAGCCGCGCTGGAGACGCTGCGACCCGGCTCGCTGTCCCCGCGGTCGAGACCGGGGGGCAGGGCGCGGCCGGGCCACCGCCCGTAG
- a CDS encoding hemerythrin domain-containing protein, translating to MGPGGDVIAELAADHRELEALFSQIELQPVDHPRRRELADRLTAELVRHTVAEELHLYPVVREHVPLGAALADKELADHARAERMLKELEDLSVDDPRFNDTIAKLKFEVASHVREEEHELFPKLAATLPPEKLDELGRLVRRARETAPTRPHPSLPNTPPAHRLLAPGAGLVDRVRDLLRNPTR from the coding sequence ATGGGACCTGGTGGCGATGTGATCGCGGAGCTCGCGGCCGATCACCGTGAGCTGGAGGCGTTGTTCTCGCAGATCGAGTTGCAGCCGGTCGACCACCCTCGGCGGCGGGAGCTCGCGGACCGGCTGACCGCGGAACTGGTGCGGCATACGGTCGCCGAGGAACTGCATCTCTACCCCGTGGTCCGCGAGCACGTTCCGCTCGGTGCGGCACTGGCGGACAAGGAACTCGCCGATCACGCCAGAGCCGAGCGCATGCTCAAGGAGCTCGAAGACCTGAGCGTTGATGACCCGCGGTTCAACGACACGATCGCGAAGCTGAAGTTCGAGGTCGCCTCCCACGTGCGCGAGGAAGAGCACGAACTGTTCCCGAAACTCGCAGCCACCCTCCCGCCCGAGAAGCTGGACGAACTCGGCCGGCTGGTACGCCGGGCCAGGGAAACGGCGCCCACCCGCCCCCATCCCTCGCTCCCGAACACCCCGCCCGCCCACAGACTCCTCGCTCCGGGCGCCGGGCTGGTCGACCGGGTACGCGACCTGCTCCGCAACCCCACCCGTTGA